The Hevea brasiliensis isolate MT/VB/25A 57/8 chromosome 1, ASM3005281v1, whole genome shotgun sequence genome has a window encoding:
- the LOC110654165 gene encoding uncharacterized protein LOC110654165 — MYDAAIPFNAVNYPSFQVMESIGQFGIGMKAPSFHEVRVPLLNEEVAEVKNSLKSYEEEWAKYGCSIMADGWTDKKQRTLINFLVNSPKGTVFMESVDASEYSKTGDKMYDLLNRFVERVGEANVIQVVTDNASNCVLAGKLLETKCPHLYWTPCAAHCLDLMLEDIGKIPKIHNTIKRAVTLNGYIYIRPGVVNMLRHFTGERELIRPAVTRFATAFLTLQRIHKHKANLRKMFTSEEWTKSKWAKEACSKKVYSIVMMPTFWTNIVYILKIFGPLVRVLRLVDGEKMPAMGYIYEAMDRAKEAIAKSFDENEEKYRTIFEIIDKRWESQLHRPLHAAGYYLNPEFFYSNEKINEDVEVVTGLYQVVARLIPSKEEQDKIMAQLPFYQNAEGIFGMDMAIRNRKKVSPATWWLTYGATTPNLRNFAVKVLSLTCSASGCERNWSIFEHIHSKKRNRLAQNRLNDLVFVKYNRSLKRRYDARDRIDPISLKDIDDSNEWLMGQMEEEMDRDELVFEDDDLTWNVVAAATGAEENAYNTRLSKGKNVASTSQQKRKASSTRTSSLLEDEEENDDDEDVNLEDEYEEDNEDDEEDEEDFDISIDGD; from the exons ATGTATGATGCGGCAATTCCTTTTAATGCTGTCAAttatccaagttttcaagttATGGAGTCTATTGGACAATTTGGGATTGGTATGAAAGCACCTAGTTTTCATGAGGTGCGGGTTCCCTTATTGAATGAAGAAGTTGCTGAGGTGAAGAATTCATTAAAGTCCTATGAAGAAGAATGGGCAAAGTATGGTTGTTCTATAATGGCAGATGGTTGGACTGATAAGAAACAAAGGACTTTGATTAATTTCTTGGTGAATTCTCCAAAGGGAACTGTTTTCATGGAATCTGTTGATGCTTCAGAGTACTCAAAAACTGGTGATAAGATGTATGACCTGCTTAATAGATTTGTAGAGCGTGTTGGAGAGGCTAATGTGATTCAAGTTGTGACAGATAATGCTAGCAATTGTGTGCTTGCAG gGAAGTTGTTAGAAACAAAGTGCCCTCATTTGTATTGGACTCCTTGTGCTGCTCATTGCCTAGATTTGATGCTAGAAGATATTGGAAAAATTCCCAAAATTCATAACACAATTAAAAGGGCAGTGACATTGAATGGATATATTTACATTCGTCCGGGTGTGGTGAACATGTTGCGGCACTTTACTGGTGAAAGAGAGCTAATTAGGCCAGCTGTCACAAGATTTGCAACTGCTTTTCTCACCCTTCAACGTATACATAAGCACAAGGCGAATTTGAGAAAGATGTTTACCTCAGAGGAATGGACCAAAAGTAAGTGGGCAAAAGAAGCATGCAGTAAAAAAGTATACAGTATTGTCATGATGCCTACTTTTTGGACTAATATTGTTTATATCTTAAAGATATTTGGTCCATTAGTTCGTGTGCTTAGATTAGTTGATGGTGAGAAAATGCCTGCAATGGGATATATTTATGAGGCGATGGATAGGGCTAAAGAAGCAATTGCAAAGTCATTtgatgaaaatgaagaaaaatacaGGACAATTTTTGAGATTATTGATAAACGATGGGAAAGCCAACTCCATCGACCTTTGCACGCAGCTGGATATTATTTGAATCctgaatttttttattcaaatgaGAAAATTAATGAAGATGTTGAGGTTGTTACCGGTTTATACCAAGTTGTAGCAAGGTTGATTCCAAGCAAAGAAGAGCAAGACAAAATAATGGCACAATTACCTTTTTATCAAAATGCTGAAGGTATCTTTGGGATGGATATGGCAATTAGGAATCGAAAGAAAGTATCTCCAG ctACATGGTGGCTAACTTATGGAGCAACAACTccaaatttgagaaattttgctGTTAAAGTGCTTAGCCTCACTTGTAGTGCATCTGGTTGTGAGCGTAATTGGAGCATCTTTGAGCAT ATTCACAGTAAAAAAAGAAATAGACTAGCTCAAAATCGCTTGAATGATTTGGTGTTTGTCAAGTACAATCGGTCATTAAAGCGTAGATATGATGCACGTGACCGCATTGACCCCATCTCATTGAAAGACATTGATGATAGTAATGAATGGTTGATGGGTCAAATGGAGGAAGAGATGGATAGAGATGAACTTGTTTTTGAAGATGATGATTTGACATGGAATGTGGTTGCTGCAGCTACTGGAGCTGAAGAGAATGCCTACAACACTAGATTAAGCAAAGGGAAAAATGTTGCATCTACATCACAGCAAAAAAGAAAAGCATCATCCACTCGTACTTCTTCACTTCTTGAAGACGAGGAAGaaaatgatgatgatgaagatgttAATTTGGAAGATGAGTATGAGGAGGAtaatgaagatgatgaagaagatgaagaggattTTGATATTTCTATTGATGGGGATTGA
- the LOC110669369 gene encoding AP3-complex subunit beta-A isoform X1, which yields MFPHFGATADTLSKASTIMFRIGTDAHLYDDPEDVNIAPLLDSKFDSEKCEALKRLLALIAQGFDVSNFFPQVVKNVASQSLEVKKLVYLYLLHYAEKRPNEALLSINSFQKDLGDTNPLVRAWALRTMAGIRLHVIAPLVLVAVGKCARDPSVYVRKCAANALPKLHDLQLEEHSSTIEEIVGILLSDHSPGVVGAAAAAFNSVCPNNYSLVGRSYKRLCEVLPDVEEWGQIVLIGILLRYAIARHGLVKKSIMFSLHGKESPQSEKDGLDVEFSLEKDSSMDLKFNSEMASMVSRCYIEGPDEYLSRSSYTNRIFSEFHNAKFTSGKSNDDVKILLQCTLPLLWSNNSAVVLAAAGVHWIMVPCEDVKRIVKPLLFLLRSSSTSKYVVLCNIQVFAKAMPSLFAPHFEDFFIISSDSYQIKALKLEILCTIATESSISSIFKEFQDYIQDPDRSFAADAVAAIGLCAQKLPKMAITFLEGLLALTRQELLTTEFGSIEGEAGVLVQVLTSIKSIIKQDPPNHEKVVIQLVRSLDSIKVPAARAIIIWMMGEYNNLGEIIPRMVTTVLQYLAWSFSSEALETKLQILNTTFKVCQIAVLVLLKWGKINCCGMLWKVNHYIISLYILYYVFLFGIFYLGFLPN from the exons ATGTTTCCCCATTTCGGTGCTACAGCAGATACGCTAAGCAAGGCATCTACGATCATGTTTCGGATTGGTACAGACGCCCACTTATATGACGACCCAGAGGACGTTAACATCGCTCCCTTGCTCGATAGCAAGTTCGACTCCGAGAAATGTGAAGCTCTTAAACGTCTCCTCGCTCTCATCGCTCAAGGCTTCGATGTTTCCAATTTCTTCCCTCAG GTGGTTAAAAATGTGGCATCTCAGTCATTAGAAGTGAAGAAGCTGGTTTACTTGTACTTGCTGCATTATGCTGAAAA GCGTCCAAATGAAGCTTTGCTGTCAATCAATTCCTTCCAGAAGGATTTGGGAGACACAAATCCATTGGTGAGAGCCTGGGCACTTCGTACCATGGCAGGAATCCGTCTACATGTAATTGCACCCCTTGTTTTGGTGGCTGTGGGAAAGTGTGCTAGAGATCCATCTGTTTATGTCAGAAAATGTGCTGCTAATGCTCTTCCCAAGTTACATGATTTGCAACTGGAGGAACATTCCTCCACAATTGAAGAG ATTGTTGGAATATTGCTAAGTGACCATTCCCCTGGAGTAGTTGGAGCTGCTGCTGCTGCATTTAATTCTGTTTGTCCAAACAATTATTCTTTGGTTGGAAGAAGTTATAAAAGGTTGTGTGAGGTTCTTCCTGATGTGGAAGAGTGGGGTCAGATAGTTCTAATTGGAATCCTTTTGCGCTATGCAATAGCAAGGCATGGTCTAGTAAAAAAATCTATAATGTTCTCTTTACATGGCAAGGAAAGTCCCCAGTCTGAAAAGGATGGTTTGGATGTCGAATTTTCATTAGAAAAAGACAGTAGCATGGATTTGAAATTCAACTCTGAAATGGCAAGTATGGTTTCCAGGTGTTATATTGAAGGGCCTGATGAATACTTATCACGGTCAAGTTATACCAACAGGATTTTCTCTGAATTTCACAATGCAAAATTTACATCTGGCAAAAGCAATGATGACGTGAAGATCCTGCTCCAGTGTACTTTACCATTGCTGTGGAGTAACAATAGTGCAGTAGTACTAGCAGCAGCAGGCGTACACTGGATTATGGTGCCATGTGAGGATGTCAAAAGAATTGTTAAACCACTTTTGTTTTTGCTGAGATCATCCAGTACTTCGAAATATGTG GTCCTTTGCAACATTCAAGTGTTTGCAAAAGCAATGCCTTCTCTTTTTGCTCCACACTTTGAAgattttttcataatttcttcAGATTCATATCAAATAAAAGCTTTGAAGCTTGAGATTCTTTGTACTATTGCTACAGAGTCATCTATTTCATCTATCTTCAAAGAGTTTCAG GATTATATTCAAGATCCAGACAGGAGCTTCGCTGCTGATGCTGTTGCTGCAATTGGTTTATGTGCTCAAAAACTTCCCAAAATGGCTATTACATTCTTAGAAGGGCTGTTGGCGCTGACTAGACAAG AACTTTTGACCACTGAATTTGGATCTATTGAAGGAGAAGCAGGCGTTTTAGTTCAAGTATTAACTTCAATTAAGTCAATTATAAAACAAGATCCTCCCAATCATGAAAAG GTTGTAATTCAGTTGGTTCGTAGTTTGGATTCAATCAAGGTGCCTGCAGCCCGTGCAATAATAATTTGGATGATGGGGGAGTACAACAATTTAGGGGAGATAATACCAAGGATGGTAACCACTGTACTTCAATATCTTGCATGGAGCTTTTCTTCAGAAGCATTGGAAACAAAGCTTCAAATTCTTAATACTACTTTTAAGGTATGCCAAATAGCTGTTTTGGTACTCTTGAAATGGGGGAAAATTAACTGTTGtggtatgttatggaaagtcaatcattatattatttctctgtatattctgtattatgTATTCCTATTTGGGATtttttatttaggatttcttcctaattag
- the LOC110669369 gene encoding AP3-complex subunit beta-A isoform X2, producing MTTQRTLTSLPCSIASSTPRNVKLLNVSSLSSLKASMFPISSLRELQVVKNVASQSLEVKKLVYLYLLHYAEKRPNEALLSINSFQKDLGDTNPLVRAWALRTMAGIRLHVIAPLVLVAVGKCARDPSVYVRKCAANALPKLHDLQLEEHSSTIEEIVGILLSDHSPGVVGAAAAAFNSVCPNNYSLVGRSYKRLCEVLPDVEEWGQIVLIGILLRYAIARHGLVKKSIMFSLHGKESPQSEKDGLDVEFSLEKDSSMDLKFNSEMASMVSRCYIEGPDEYLSRSSYTNRIFSEFHNAKFTSGKSNDDVKILLQCTLPLLWSNNSAVVLAAAGVHWIMVPCEDVKRIVKPLLFLLRSSSTSKYVVLCNIQVFAKAMPSLFAPHFEDFFIISSDSYQIKALKLEILCTIATESSISSIFKEFQDYIQDPDRSFAADAVAAIGLCAQKLPKMAITFLEGLLALTRQELLTTEFGSIEGEAGVLVQVLTSIKSIIKQDPPNHEKVVIQLVRSLDSIKVPAARAIIIWMMGEYNNLGEIIPRMVTTVLQYLAWSFSSEALETKLQILNTTFKVCQIAVLVLLKWGKINCCGMLWKVNHYIISLYILYYVFLFGIFYLGFLPN from the exons ATGACGACCCAGAGGACGTTAACATCGCTCCCTTGCTCGATAGCAAGTTCGACTCCGAGAAATGTGAAGCTCTTAAACGTCTCCTCGCTCTCATCGCTCAAGGCTTCGATGTTTCCAATTTCTTCCCTCAG GGAATTACAGGTGGTTAAAAATGTGGCATCTCAGTCATTAGAAGTGAAGAAGCTGGTTTACTTGTACTTGCTGCATTATGCTGAAAA GCGTCCAAATGAAGCTTTGCTGTCAATCAATTCCTTCCAGAAGGATTTGGGAGACACAAATCCATTGGTGAGAGCCTGGGCACTTCGTACCATGGCAGGAATCCGTCTACATGTAATTGCACCCCTTGTTTTGGTGGCTGTGGGAAAGTGTGCTAGAGATCCATCTGTTTATGTCAGAAAATGTGCTGCTAATGCTCTTCCCAAGTTACATGATTTGCAACTGGAGGAACATTCCTCCACAATTGAAGAG ATTGTTGGAATATTGCTAAGTGACCATTCCCCTGGAGTAGTTGGAGCTGCTGCTGCTGCATTTAATTCTGTTTGTCCAAACAATTATTCTTTGGTTGGAAGAAGTTATAAAAGGTTGTGTGAGGTTCTTCCTGATGTGGAAGAGTGGGGTCAGATAGTTCTAATTGGAATCCTTTTGCGCTATGCAATAGCAAGGCATGGTCTAGTAAAAAAATCTATAATGTTCTCTTTACATGGCAAGGAAAGTCCCCAGTCTGAAAAGGATGGTTTGGATGTCGAATTTTCATTAGAAAAAGACAGTAGCATGGATTTGAAATTCAACTCTGAAATGGCAAGTATGGTTTCCAGGTGTTATATTGAAGGGCCTGATGAATACTTATCACGGTCAAGTTATACCAACAGGATTTTCTCTGAATTTCACAATGCAAAATTTACATCTGGCAAAAGCAATGATGACGTGAAGATCCTGCTCCAGTGTACTTTACCATTGCTGTGGAGTAACAATAGTGCAGTAGTACTAGCAGCAGCAGGCGTACACTGGATTATGGTGCCATGTGAGGATGTCAAAAGAATTGTTAAACCACTTTTGTTTTTGCTGAGATCATCCAGTACTTCGAAATATGTG GTCCTTTGCAACATTCAAGTGTTTGCAAAAGCAATGCCTTCTCTTTTTGCTCCACACTTTGAAgattttttcataatttcttcAGATTCATATCAAATAAAAGCTTTGAAGCTTGAGATTCTTTGTACTATTGCTACAGAGTCATCTATTTCATCTATCTTCAAAGAGTTTCAG GATTATATTCAAGATCCAGACAGGAGCTTCGCTGCTGATGCTGTTGCTGCAATTGGTTTATGTGCTCAAAAACTTCCCAAAATGGCTATTACATTCTTAGAAGGGCTGTTGGCGCTGACTAGACAAG AACTTTTGACCACTGAATTTGGATCTATTGAAGGAGAAGCAGGCGTTTTAGTTCAAGTATTAACTTCAATTAAGTCAATTATAAAACAAGATCCTCCCAATCATGAAAAG GTTGTAATTCAGTTGGTTCGTAGTTTGGATTCAATCAAGGTGCCTGCAGCCCGTGCAATAATAATTTGGATGATGGGGGAGTACAACAATTTAGGGGAGATAATACCAAGGATGGTAACCACTGTACTTCAATATCTTGCATGGAGCTTTTCTTCAGAAGCATTGGAAACAAAGCTTCAAATTCTTAATACTACTTTTAAGGTATGCCAAATAGCTGTTTTGGTACTCTTGAAATGGGGGAAAATTAACTGTTGtggtatgttatggaaagtcaatcattatattatttctctgtatattctgtattatgTATTCCTATTTGGGATtttttatttaggatttcttcctaattag